tttcttaaataacttaattgtattaatttgtaaGTCTTATATGAATCAGATAAATTAAGTGAAAATCGATTAAGTATCGGAAATGTACTAACATTCCTGGTGCTcaatcaatataaaaatctgtaataaattttactgcAAAACAGAAAGTATAACTTTTTCACTTTTGCATATAAAGCATTGTATATGTTGTACGTTTATACAATACTTTACACCAGCTTTTTTTAAAAGACAATGTTTAGttgtttcatataattttatctgtGTTTCTCTCccttgttttaatatttcattaacgtATTTTTTCTATACTGGTTATTGGTCAATAGAAACTTACATTGTTACAATTAGGGCATTCCCGGCAATTTTAAAATCGTCTATATGACGTCATTTCAAGGTATGGGAAAGGAAATCTTGATGTTTGAGGTTGAGAAGTTTGCTGAGTATGAATAGGTGAATATGATGGCTGCTGTAGCAGCGGAGAATTCTGTTGATTTTGTAGTGGAGACAATGACTGTCCAGGAgaatgtgaatgtaaattttgtggGTGAGAAAATGATAATGCATGATGGCAAGGGGAAGTTTGTGAGTTTTGTACATTAGCTTGTGGTATATTCAAATTGTTCGTAATgttaatattgtttaatatgtTGAGACTGTTAGACACGTTATTAGGGATTGTCAGATTACTCGGAATACTCAGTGCATTAGGAATATTTATGCTTGTTTGTAGATTAGGTGGAAGGGAAAGAGTAGCCGACGTAAGATAATGTACGCTGAAAGATGGACGGGGGGGCTAGTAAAGCCTCATACCTTCTTCAAATTTGACGATAAGAGGATCAACAGCTGGACTGCCAATAAAACTGCCTGCTTCACTGCTTCCTCTACCTTGATCTGACTCAGTACTACTACCATCATATTTTGTGTCATCTGTTAGCAATGAAAGAAgatcttataaaataaataaaaataacaacataagattataaaatattgtaaaatcatAATGTACAGGGTATtctaaaatgaaacaattaaataatatattttatgaatgtaacagaaatttaaaatttattaattaattataatgaatatattaatcaTGATACTATCGTTgaccttttattttattttattcctgtATGAAAGGTTATAAGAACAATAATGTATCGCATAACATTCGCGAGAAAGTTCAACAtaatatagaaacaaaatatccagaatgttacatttaatatttcattaataaataataaagcttTCATTAAAAACAAGAACAGCattttgaaatgtaaaattaaatggatgtacatattttttttcttttgctgtCATATagtgataatttatatttaattaaacttacaatactttaaaataatatatataattaaaataaacaatttagtTAAACACTGTTGATTTACTTTCATactgaaatattaacaaataaatattaaccaTATTAACAAATCTGCTATTACTTCATACTGGATATtctcatttaaatatatttgttaataaaatattttctatatttatataatatgctTGTTCTATATATTGACATAATTTGattgtttaattttgaaatacccCATATGATAACATAATACTCTTACCTTGACGATTTGACCATTCTTGATTCATTGTTTTTGAtgttaaatcaaaattttttactGGATTAATAGGATCATTAGTAATTGTACGAGCGTTTTTATGCATAAATGAACAGTGTGGTTTTCTACAACCGCCAGGTTGTGTTTCCCAATAACATGGGATCGACTTGCGATTTTTCTATTCGAACAAGTAACAAAGAAACATTAGtaaactatttaaaattccaattaatgATTTATCTATCTGTAATATTTGAATGATGCTTACTCTTAATTCCATATGCCTAAAGTTACAATGTTCATCAAAGCATTTGCCCTGCTTCCAATATACGCACATTGTTTCGCAACCCAAGGCAGATGGTTCATGTCTAAATGGACAGTTATCACcctacaaatataattataaattaacaaaaaaaaacaaataatataatacagatacatcaaaagtataataataatgaactAACAAAGAATTATGATCATTAATAGTTGCAGTGCTCATGTACATTGTAAATACTGCAAcctaatctataatttaaacttcaaacaattcaaaattcaacagttaatgttatttcatataatttctcataatacattatgaaaataaatatttaactatttGTACATAATGACAAACAtcacaattttcaattaatattaccATCACgagtaacaaaaattgtttcggACACGAACACAGCAAACAATATAAGAGAGTTAAATTTGTCAAAGTAAAAAAAGTTCAAAGTAATCatgaaatgaagaaatacaACTGTTGTggtatataaataacacgattcactaattattttaaaacgacGGATGATATCGTAGAGCCTGCCACCAACATGGCCGATCTAACCTCGCGAATTCAATGTATCAGAAACAATATGGAACAAATCTATCCAACATCTAAAATTTTACGGTGATGATTAAATACAACGAATGTTTcgtgcattttatattttacatacctTTGTGCATGTTgagtaatagaaaaaataacagTCGGTATTCTTATGACTGTGCTCCATTTGCAAGAACCGATAGAAAGATGAATGATCGTGTTCTTTACtgaaaagagaatatttaaacagaTCACTATTAAATGTCACATTTCGTAGAAATAAAGCGAAAAAGATCAAAGTAAAGTATCTATTACCACTTTGTGCGAAACATGATTACAACTTATAGTGTATCGTGTTCAACCGCCAGATCCAAtgttatggaaaattaatttgaatgtaGAGGTTTCGCAACCACCAATATTTGTACCGACGATAATGACCttttttcattatgtattcaatatatattcattactTACGTGTGATGGCAATGATTCCTAGGATGACTTCTTTTTTGCCCCTTCGCTTTGACCCACACACTAAATCAACTCGCACACAGATTCAAGTAAATAGTTCGACCGTGGCACTTGTCGCCCCTTTCGTTAGTGACGCTATTCGCTACCGCTACAGATACGATGGCGTAAACTTCCGAGAAAACACGGAACTACACGATTTGTTACGCGCCCTTTTTGAATTAGTACAATTATTACACAGCTATAGTGACtcacgaatgaaattaaaagcttttatatacaattgtatatgttatataaattattaaaacaattttcaaacgttacTAACACTTTCACGAGACACAactatgataattatattgatcaaatttgaaaccaatctgaaaatgcaTGTAAAagttatagaatatttaataaaaataccaatttCGCAGAGATCACAAaatccattatattaataaaccaGTATTCGTACTGTATagttattttttactaaatatatgtttgcagTAAATACCTTGTAACtctcatatatattttcagatcgGTTTCAAAGTCCAGTATAATCATAATGATCATGTTTCATTGcagtactaatgaaatttcaaagtgttttatataacacatagaatatatatatatataaaagtttttttaTCGTAAGTATTTCGTGAGCTACTTTACATGCTAAAATGATGATTTATATAACATGTTTGATTTTCAGCTAATAATACCATTAAATAATACACCGTTGCTAAGAAATGAATGATTAtttgttcgataaatattaactgAACTaagttaaaacaaattatgcatattatataatatataatataataaatgaaataagtaattatttacatctttactttatttacatCTGTAAGTTTAGaacagatttttataaattgcaatacatttgttataatatgtatttaacggaaataaatacaaaattttcagCCAAAAAAgcattcaaaaataatttctttgagCTGTATTACATTCATATTTaaccattaaaaaatattatatataaaatgattaataaatacacTTAAGTTAatgatttacaatttaattgcatatttaaagtaatataacAGTCACAAATTGTATAGTAAAGATACTAGcatataatattcttacaaatgattttataaatatacacaatattaagtatattacctgtattatacattatttgattacaaaattacaaaataattgcgtttaaaaattatatgtttgaataaatatatataatatttaaaataatgtgTTTCTTAAGCTAGAATTTAACAAATGaagttaaattttgaaatatagttacttaaatactataattatcACAGAATTACTgcaagataataatttttttaacatacaTTCATCAAAAGtgacaaaatttattcataacaATATAATAGTTACATcctaaaatattcatataaagagaaaacaaaaatttgaacaatGTGTAATTAAATCGACTgagtagaaaaaataatttatcaaaataaatattttaaaatcattaaaataacatcttaaattttattttattataaagataaCTTATATTcaatcataaaattttaatttttcgtatattaaataacataaagtttagaaataatatatgttttatatacaacaatataaatattgttttcaataaagatatttggagaaattaaaatacaataacaatgaaaaagaagcattttaaattaacatttttaacaaacatatttgataaaattatacaatactacaatataacaaatatataatatttaaaagattcaaGCATTATTCTTTCAGGGACTAAACgtatataattgtatagtaagaaagtaaagatttattataattaaattaaaacttgAATATTCCATTGCAAGACATAGATTATAAGAACATATCAATGTTTAAATGTGATGTGAACATCTAAAATTCTtgcgttttaatttttttacatactcAGATATGTAAGATATGTACagacaattataaatatacagttCATTCCACTATAATATATGGTAACATATAATCTATTTTCATAATAGACTCAAATTTTTCCCTATATATGATTCTGTGATTATGTcccaaaatattttaatttagcaTACTATAATAaacacaataaaaaatttaatattaaattttaaatacaaaattttagagatataacattttaaaaaataaaacatgataAGTAGAACTTACATTTAATCATAgagataaaatacaaaaattttaatctaatCGAATAGTTAAATATTCCTGACtaagtaaacaaatattatacaacgcAGTCAAGACTTTTATGTTCTGCATAATACCTAAGtgcaaaaaaattatttttccaacatCTCATATTAatgtgaattattttattttattttttattttaaaaaaactgacactgaatttaataaatttgttatagtGGAAAAAACtgtttttgttttcgttttatttgaaaaaatcagaattttaaaataaaaaagatctaATTAGCAATTGTCATTGATACACATTAGAAAAATACCTCATTGTTTTGTAACAAAAGGATTGGCCAGCAACCCATcctggaaattaaatttattgtaacatACAATGATAAAATGTCAAGATATCACAACATACAATATGACAAAATTATTAGTCCACTATAATACACTATTAATTTTGGTTTACTGTAGTccaatattattcatttccaAAGATAAATATCAATCAATGCATATCTTCAGTTTAACAGAAATACAGGAAATGACACAGGAAATAACATCAGTTTTACAGTCTTATCAAAACATTCTAGATTAtcattgtatattgtatattatagtcagttttatttttatcacgtAACGGATTATTAAATCACATGTATTCACTCTTATACACatcttatacatatacattaatACGAACATGTTCTTCATTGATTTTAAGCTAGACAATCTATCTGGTAGGctcaaataatttatcattcaaTATCCATTAAtatcttacatttattatattactttactGTATACTCCCATTCCGTTAAAAGTTGCCTATGAAATTCGTCAGAACATTTACGATGAGAAGAACAAAAAGCAttggtaaaaaatttatattcaattctCTGTTTTCATACTAGGTAACAACCACTGCTATAAAACCAAACatatattgcaataatttgACTAGCATACTATAATCTATCATGTAcgttttatatctatatatgcaacaaatatgtatatataaatattacataatatttatatattatatacataatatattaatattaatatataataatatattaaatataaataataaattatataataattatattatattaaccattaattaatatattatatattaatatatataaataattgtgtgtgtgtgtgtgtgtgtgtgtgtgtgtgtgtgtgtgtgtgtgtgtgtgtgtgtgtgtgtgtgtgtgtgtgtgtgtgtgtgtgtgtgtgtgtgtggtaCGCGcgcaaaaatattaacaaccTCGTATATACATCACGTTTTAACACGTGTATTATcgcatataataaatacacatgtatatatcCAGAATATTCATTCCaccaatcttttttttatttgttttattaatgaaaatgctAAACACTGACTACTATTGCCATTATTTATCGCCTTGTACTTGCTCATAGTAAAAATCAGTATATTTCATGTAAGTGCATCTTATATAACTGAATGTTATCTTAATGATTATTGAATAGCTTGAATAGATTTGAATAACTATTCAATAGCTTGAATAATGACTATTGAATAGCTAAAGGCAATTACTAGCATAAATATGGTAGACAagataatatacaaaacaacAAGTAAACTCAGGAAATTTTTGTCcataacatattataataaatgtgttATTCAAGTTTTCCCTTTATAAGACTTAAAAGTCAATGTAACATATTAAATTCGTATAGTAAGGAACCAAACGTTCTAATATGACATACCTTTCTCTCTTTAAGGTAAATATAGATGCTATGAAAACACATATTAACTCAATtgtgtaaaatttcacttctaataatatgaaaagtaacaattaataaaattattattatgactTATTCGAACTACAGCATTTGGAACAATCAAAACAACTGGTATGCTATCTCTTTGATGACCAAGATGCACGAGTAGCATTGCCTGGGCCACTTCCAATTATTCGATTTTGAAGTTCTGTTATTGTTTCTTGCAAggctcttttttctttcagaagCAGCTGTATGTCTTCTTGTGCTGCACTTAAATGAGATTTGATTACAGtagattcttcttttatacgtattaatttcgtattttcttctgATATTTTCTCCAAAGCATTAAGACGACGCCGAAGCTGTTCATTATCCAATTTCAACTGTTTACTGGACtgtcttaaaatatttagttccATTTCATGATTCATATTTTCGACTATTTGAGTATCACTGCTTGTGAGTGTTACAAGGGAATTACTTCTGCTCAGGTTtactagaaataaaatgtttgagTTAGATTAATAGTAGAGGAatgtataggaaaatattttatagtgatctataaaatacacaaaaaaGTTGTgcttctaataaaaaattacttttaacgaattaggaaattaaatattttttattaaacatagaTGGTGagtaaacaatatatatttactatctAAACTATTTGTGAACAATAAGCAGCGTTATAAAACAATGTTTTGTACCTTATATGCAGCATGTCCAAAGAAGGCATGTTGGGCCAAAAATGTTAGCACAAAACTTATACTACATGTTAATAAGGTCAAGTAGatcaaaaaatttatataacctTATGTCCGAAAATGCTTTATTAAAGAGTTATAAGcatcaaaaaatttttattaatagctTTGAcagttataataaatgtttgaaattgcttctgtaagaataCCAAGAATGCAAATCATTCATCGAACTAATAATTGTTGAACTCTTTCGAATATTCCTGCTATTGTAGAAATAGTAGTAAATGTATTTGTGTCTTTCTGCAATTCTATATAATGAGTCTTTCTCAGAAATCTTTGAACGCTCATAACTCttcaataaaacatttttggtCATAAGTTTACATGAACTTTTCATACCTACTTGGCCTcattaacatataatataagttTTGTCCCAACCTTTCTGGACACTCTATATGTTGTTCATTCATgctaatttataaattgcattaaaaattttaataagcaTACGTGATAATAagcagaaattattttcttttgatttgagaaaatataaaacatgcCTTTGCATAATTAAATGCAAatctaaaattctatttattcaatgtcctattaaacaatattattaaagcAATAAATGCTACtactatttttctaattgttttgtataaatgCTCACATTAGAAAGGCCGTCTGAATGCACAGAattatacaatgtataacattaattttaaaaaagtaaacaaatttttaaataaaagaatttgtcACTTAAATGTATTTCGAAAACCTACTATATTATAAACTTACTGTACTATACTATATTAAACACTATATATCTTCcttgtatgaaaataataagtggcaaataataataacaaaacttCATTGTATATTGTTACCTACCAACTGGTTCGATATGAAAAACCCCATTTGCATCTCGTACTATCTTAAGCTTTGCAATATTCAGATCTATAGGAATTGGTCCTGGCGAAGTTATATTATTTGGTGGACGATCTTCATTTAAACGCAATGATATACTCTCCAGATATATCtgcaataaaatagaaatgttatgtaattaaaaataaagttaaaagaaataatacaataaaatttaacatacCTGCAATGGTATCGGTCTAGGTATAATTTCATCTTCAGTTAAGTCTGTAAGACCACTTATTGAACTCATAGACAAAGCCATTGATACATTAGTAACTTTAACTTCTAATTTATCTTCAAACAAATCCAAAACACTTTGTTTGTTATGTACGTCTATAGTAGTATCTACCTCTTCCTCAGTTGTATTATCTTGATTCTGATTTAAgtgcatatttttattccttataGCTCGACTTGCTTGAGACAATTTCCAAGAATCTGACTTGCATTTTAAATCATGATCCAAACGTAGTTTAATACATGATCTACAGTTAGAATCTGAAGGTAATTCGACCCAACCTCGTGATCGTGCACTGAATTTTGtctaataaacaaaaaatattaaaaaatatatgtataacatttaaactatattataattataatttctactatgtaatagaattataattcttttattttgtaataaattcataaaaatttaaaactaaGCTATAAGTAtgaaattatggaaaataaactataaaatcgttgaaaacTAAATTATCATTTGCATATATTAGATAATAAGAACAAATTCTTAATATTAGCTTCTTTATAAGCATactctatatatatttccataatatgtaattaaacatttaaatacaaaaatattgttaattttttcttattaatatgtgataagttaaaaaattttaacataaaaagCTACAAAAACTTGTTTTATAAACAAAGCTACTTTCATTTCcgtataattcatataaaatacacataatCTGCAATCGCATTTGAAAGCTTTTCAAATACATTCCAGCTAAGCATTATTTCATACCATGCTACATGAAATTATTACGCTTTgagtacatatacatattatgaaattaaaaactaaaaagcTTTAAACCCTTCacataaaagtaaaagtgTGTACTTTTGAAATGCTTACATAATTcgtttgtatatacaaataaaaaataacaataaaatattaactgCTAATTATGCAACATAAtagtgtaataataaacttgtATGTAATTGTCATATACTctacaaatttatcatttgCATATCAATAATTACTTATCAATAAGGATTACAAATTATCACCTAAAAGTAAatcgtcaaatattttcctttagttattatatactagttatattttagttattatatACTAATCTAAAAACCAAATCTATACATTCACAATAATCTTTTTGAAATGATCAGTAggacaaatatttatatatatgcaatTTGTACAGCATAGTGacataattaattcaaaagaACTAGACATGCGATAAAATGTACATAGTACAAGgcatttaatatgaaatatatgagTACTTTGCCAATACCTTTCTCTTGACCTGCCACAAGTGCCACATAAAAACATTCACAAGAGAAGGAGAGACGCAGGAGAAGCATGCAAAAAAAGTTAAAGACAaacattgtataaatatacatatataatataaaaatgtttataatgtACGTGATATAAAgctagaaataaaatcaaaagagTTTCGTGGCACACGAAGTATGTAACTAGGAATAAAATGTTAGTCATGAATACATTCCAAGTTTATACAAAAaacttaaatattatttgcataaGATATTGCATTACTAATTTAATGTAATCAAATTTCATACTTGAAAcatcttaaaaaattttaacataagTTTCAGAGCAATATGTCCTCTATAAATGGTTAAATTTGTattgattagaaatatattaaatctgTACACAATAAAAAGCACTtcatatagtatataaaaaaagtttaaactctctaatgaaattattgtatgaaagaaacactaaagaataatatattttcgattgcagcaatattaaaaaaaaccTCAGTATTTAGATCtatttaatagatttaaaatAGCATATTGTATGTAATCAGCAAACaggaaatttatcatttagaTGAATAGAAGATAATATTACCTGAAATTCATCCCATGGGATAGATGAACATTCATCATTAccaatatttgaaatttgaactTTAATTGATGATGCATATCCAAGAGATTGTTGAATAAATTCAActttagataatttaaatgttgcCATAGATACCTAAAAAGGATTATATCTAATCAGGACATTAAAGTtttcaattgtattatattattatattacataacataGACTTACAATATCCTTTCGTTTACACACACTATCCATAGATTTTTCACTCTGAGTATCAGGAGTTTCTTCAACTACTTCACTAGCTTCTTCTACTGCTGTTATTCTAATTGAATTATCAACAGAAAACATTGTATCTAATTTTTCTTGATCttgaagattaattaaaacgtagTTCTCACTGTCAGAACTAACATCACTTCTTATAGACACAGTATCACTGCTACCATCTTCTGGAGAAGCCTTCAAAGCTGAATCAATTGATGTCATCAAATTACTTAATCCTTTTTTCATAGAAGAGAGACCAACGTTGAAATTATTAGGAATGAATGGTGTATTTGAAAACGAATCTCCTTTGCTATGCTTATTTGTAGCATCAGCAGTATATCTTAAAGTAGGCAATGATTTCTCTTCCTCTACAGCAATGCACCTTTTATCATGTGCTACATTTCTTATCTGCATATTATTTTCGTGTTTATTGGTACCATTCTGTTTAAAGGTCACAACAGTTTGAGGTATACTAGAATGTATAAAATCCATTGACAACATTGATGATACGTCACTTTGTGGCgttattgtttcattatttatattaatctttttactACTGCTCTCAACTCGTTCTGTACTTTGCCATGGAATAGACGAACCTGGAATGTCATCTGCTATGCTAGATGAATCTGGCATAACGGATTCCAAATCACCTCCAGAATTTTCTTTACCAGGGGTATGCGACGGCATGACAAATGTTACTTCTACTTGTGGTATCAATGCACCAATAACAAGTGAACTACCACAATCaacctttaatattttattagaatcaaTATTTAGATACGTTGCCATTTCCGATAAAACTTCCGATAATCTTAACAAGAACAAATATTGATAGTGATTTATCTGGACGCTAACTAAATTGCTTATGTATGCAAGACCATGAATGTCAGCAGTAGATTTATTTTCTGATGAATCTTTCTCTGACGATTTCATAGACATGTAACACCATAGAGTTAAAGGAAATGCATCAAGGAACGGCACAGGTCGGTTTTGTCCGACCGCACGAGCACCAAGAAAATCTCCCCAAACGGGTTCCAAATTACAACACCATATGTCTTTAGCTTCAGTCCATAAAAGCTCCCGGTGTAATTGACGAACTAATTCGTTTACAGAATTACTGCTAAAATTAGGTGGTGGATATCGAATATTATCAGTgcctgtaataaataaatgaatgtgaaatatatgtatcatactatataataataatgtgaaaaatatatttgtgtacAAAACTTTTACCTGCGCAATGTGCCAAAAATTTATCTGtaagaatatgaaaatcatTCGATCTATTTGGAAAGTCTGTAGCAAAAAACATCTGTCCCATTTGAAAAGCGTTTACACACTGTGCTAAATCTGCTCTTGAAGATCTTTCTGCGGATCGAACATTTGTTATTGACGCTCTCGACGTCTGTATGTGCAAAGACTTTGGCCTATCCTTCTGATTAGGATAATCTTGTTGGCTTTCAAAAACTACCTGAGGATAATAAGTATATTGAGGGTATAGTAGTACGAGACTTTAACCTATAATACAAATGTCTTAGTACTTGCCCTTGGAAGTATAGCTTCGATTTTTACatcaaaatacattaaattagTGGAAGTATATGTTGATTGTTTATCCTTATCCATTAGagaatgatataaatttaatgcaaATGAATTAAACCATAAGCAGGAACAGACATCAAAATTTACTTGGATAGGATTCAgttgtacataaaattttggTGGTGGCACtaaacaattacaaaatagaTGAAGTTgtagattaatttaaaatttgttaacatgataattatatgtttaCTTACATGGAAATGTAATA
This genomic window from Bombus pyrosoma isolate SC7728 linkage group LG4, ASM1482585v1, whole genome shotgun sequence contains:
- the LOC122566861 gene encoding UHRF1-binding protein 1 isoform X4; this translates as MVSLIKKQLLKHLSRFTKNLSADKINLSAFKGEGELTNLELDEIVLTDLLELPSWLRLTNAWCNKVSFRIQWTKLRSVPIFLSLDEVHIEVETCEDLRDLSSPQGLSSYTGPAKYSFIHKVIDGITVTVNTVSVTFKSPAFIASVQMNRIIVESKSATWLRCDLRTTRVKDPDRGQLLIFKELEWQTVRIEAQSTKDKNLTPLRLLTNQARCRITIKKRISDCFVMGSRLILILDDLLWVLTDSQLKAALHFIDSLGGLIEKATVLERKTKAARKLEVLPEYQAQISQQSRTKNQYNTAISKIFTRYDVVETSYHFLCQRIDLHLCDDAGNGRSSHPDLKDGGALQISLVRFQVDYYPYHLAMADRKHWAKYKENATPHSQWLQQSLSSFRSQFMDLIDSGRTQHSPLTRSQGNITVNNTKGLGDNSEKGNQSQNINIAVDEKKKSQHPSGNPVKNYILEQLAKLMTTCIIIRIDDFTLYKVTTTSRNPVPKEFVMAQTRKKHATGDRDKFCLPEDVTIVHAEFTYYYYPGDITFPLPPPKFYVQLNPIQVNFDVCSCLWFNSFALNLYHSLMDKDKQSTYTSTNLMYFDVKIEAILPRVVFESQQDYPNQKDRPKSLHIQTSRASITNVRSAERSSRADLAQCVNAFQMGQMFFATDFPNRSNDFHILTDKFLAHCAGTDNIRYPPPNFSSNSVNELVRQLHRELLWTEAKDIWCCNLEPVWGDFLGARAVGQNRPVPFLDAFPLTLWCYMSMKSSEKDSSENKSTADIHGLAYISNLVSVQINHYQYLFLLRLSEVLSEMATYLNIDSNKILKVDCGSSLVIGALIPQVEVTFVMPSHTPGKENSGGDLESVMPDSSSIADDIPGSSIPWQSTERVESSSKKININNETITPQSDVSSMLSMDFIHSSIPQTVVTFKQNGTNKHENNMQIRNVAHDKRCIAVEEEKSLPTLRYTADATNKHSKGDSFSNTPFIPNNFNVGLSSMKKGLSNLMTSIDSALKASPEDGSSDTVSIRSDVSSDSENYVLINLQDQEKLDTMFSVDNSIRITAVEEASEVVEETPDTQSEKSMDSVCKRKDIVSMATFKLSKVEFIQQSLGYASSIKVQISNIGNDECSSIPWDEFQVKRKTKFSARSRGWVELPSDSNCRSCIKLRLDHDLKCKSDSWKLSQASRAIRNKNMHLNQNQDNTTEEEVDTTIDVHNKQSVLDLFEDKLEVKVTNVSMALSMSSISGLTDLTEDEIIPRPIPLQIYLESISLRLNEDRPPNNITSPGPIPIDLNIAKLKIVRDANGVFHIEPVDGLSNVSIYTKQLEK